CTATGCCCGGTCGGGCCGTGTGAATATCAACGGTCACTTTCTTGGGAGCGCGAATTATTTCAACTTTAGCCAGCCCGGCATTATCGAGACGGGTAGTAATATATTTTTTTATCAGCAAGTCCTCTTGAATAAGATCAGCAACAGATTTCGCGGAAAACCATTTTGAATTCCAGGACTTTGTTACTCCGAGTCTGAAACCTATGGGATTTGTTTTTTGACCCAAAATTTATCCTCCACAAACCTTTCGGTTTATTCTTTTTCCTTTTTCTTAGCCGGTTTTTTTGCGGCGGGTTTATCTTTAGGCTTAGCAGTTGTAGTCTTTTTATTTTTAGCAGCCGTTTTCTTTGCCGTCGTCTTTTTCGTTTCGTCAGTCTTTTTGGCCGTCGTTTTCTTAGCGGTTGTTTTCTTTGTTGTCGTTTTCTTTGTTGTCGTTTTGCGAGTCGTGGTTTTCTTTGCGGCCGGTTTCTTTTTGGTCGTCTTCTTAGGAGTCGCCTTTGCGGCCGGTTTCTTTTCAGTAACGGCTTTTTTCTTGCCAAGAGTCCTTTTGGTCTTCACTTCTTCCGTCGGTTCACCTTCGACGACAACCGTAAGATGTGTGAAGCGCTTTTTATAGCGATAAACTCGTCCCATGGCGCGGAAACGAATTCTTTTAGCCTGCGGACCTTCGTCAACATTAATACTGGCGATCGATAAATCTTCGACCTTTAGATGTGACGTCCCTTCAATTGCCAACGCATTAGCGGTCGCCGATTGAATTGTTTTGGATAACGGTCCGGCCGCCGCTTTATTGGTAAACCTGAGAATTGTAAGCGCGTCTTCTACCGATTTACCCTTAATCAATTCTACCACGCGGCGAATTTTACGCGGCGACATCATCAAATATCTTAATCTTGCTTTTGCCTGCATTGTATCAAATCCCGTTATACTCGTTTGACCGCCGAAGCACGTTCGGCCAGTTTTCCACCATGCCCGCGGAAAGTACGCGTCGGAGCGAATTCGCCAAGTTTGTGACCAACCATATTTTCGGTAATATAAATCGGGATAAACCTATTCCCGGTATGTACGGCCAAAGTATGGCCGACAAATTCCGGTGATATGGTTGACCGGCGAGACCAGGTTTTTATAACTTTTTTCTCCCCGGTTTCATTCAAAGCTTCAATCTTATTGAACAGCTTGGGGTCAATATAAGGGCCTTTTTTAAGTGACCGGGCCATTTCTCCTCCGTGTCCTTATTCTATTTGCGACGCTTGACAATTAAAGCGTCGGAATTTTTTTTGCGTCTTGTTTTCTTGCCTTTAGTCGGTTTACCCCAGGGGGTACAGGGATGACGGCCGCCGGAACTGCGCCCCTCGCCTCCACCCATAGGGTGATCAACCGGGTTCATCGCCACGCCACGGACATTGGGTCGCAGCCCGCGCCAACGACGAGCGCCGGCCTTACCCCAGACGACATTCTCATGGTCAATATTGCCAACCTGTCCTATCGTCGCCAGACAGATAATCGGAACCAAACGAACTTCGCCGGATGGCATTTTCAAATGGGCATATTTGCCCTCTTTAGCCATCAACTGAACCATAGCCCCGGCA
This portion of the Candidatus Zixiibacteriota bacterium genome encodes:
- the rplV gene encoding 50S ribosomal protein L22, with protein sequence MQAKARLRYLMMSPRKIRRVVELIKGKSVEDALTILRFTNKAAAGPLSKTIQSATANALAIEGTSHLKVEDLSIASINVDEGPQAKRIRFRAMGRVYRYKKRFTHLTVVVEGEPTEEVKTKRTLGKKKAVTEKKPAAKATPKKTTKKKPAAKKTTTRKTTTKKTTTKKTTAKKTTAKKTDETKKTTAKKTAAKNKKTTTAKPKDKPAAKKPAKKKEKE
- the rpsS gene encoding 30S ribosomal protein S19; its protein translation is MARSLKKGPYIDPKLFNKIEALNETGEKKVIKTWSRRSTISPEFVGHTLAVHTGNRFIPIYITENMVGHKLGEFAPTRTFRGHGGKLAERASAVKRV